ATTCTTGACCTGATTCTTCCCGACATCGGTGGGGTGGAGGTTTGTAAGCGCTTGCGAAAAGAAAAGGTGAATACCCCCATCCTGATGTTGACGGCGAAGGATACGCTCCAGGATAAAGTGCATGGGCTTGAGGTCGGAGCGGATGACTACATGACAAAACCCTTTGCATTTGAAGAGCTCCTGGCCCGTATCAAGTCTCTTTTAAGGCGCAGCCCTTACCAGGAGGCCAGCGAAGAAATCAAAGTGGATGATCTCGTCATGAATCCGGACAGGCACGAAGTCAAGCGCGGAGATCAGATGATCAGTTTGACGAACCGGGAGTTCTCGCTTCTGCAATGCCTGATGCGGC
The nucleotide sequence above comes from Candidatus Manganitrophaceae bacterium. Encoded proteins:
- a CDS encoding response regulator transcription factor, which produces MQLLLVEDDERITHFIKRGLEAEHYRVEVAHSGEEAIDMACGLAYQVIILDLILPDIGGVEVCKRLRKEKVNTPILMLTAKDTLQDKVHGLEVGADDYMTKPFAFEELLARIKSLLRRSPYQEASEEIKVDDLVMNPDRHEVKRGDQMISLTNREFSLLQCLMRHPGKVLSRTFILEQVWGYHYDTLTNVVDVYIRYLRKKIDQGSSKKLIQTVRDVGYKITE